In one Curtobacterium citreum genomic region, the following are encoded:
- a CDS encoding serine/threonine-protein kinase, whose product MTLVDSARADTVLAGRYRLVKLIGTGGMGSVYEARDEHTYRAVAVKLFATPDSMTTADRVRQEREIRLLSMLSHPGLVPLYDAGTHEFGDGPHRFIVMELIADTTLLRRLAGGPLHNYEVADLGAQLADALAYVHSRGIVHRDVKPANILINDEGASGFARAVKLTDFGVAHFVDGSRLTNDGTIIGTAAYLSPEQVAGEPIGFATDVYSLGLVLLESLTGKQEYSGTLIEAALARLRHDPEVPDSVGPDWHDLLAKMTHRDPARRPTAVAVASALRGGSTRITGPVPLGPERTKHKRDHKLHRAAHRHARRGTFAAVRRWRRRNVLVGSFAAFGVLAACTAAYIAGTLH is encoded by the coding sequence ATGACCCTGGTCGACAGCGCGCGGGCCGACACGGTCCTGGCGGGCCGCTACCGGCTCGTCAAGCTCATCGGCACGGGCGGCATGGGGTCGGTCTACGAAGCTCGCGACGAACACACGTACCGTGCGGTCGCGGTCAAGCTCTTCGCGACGCCGGACTCGATGACGACGGCCGACCGGGTCCGCCAGGAGCGCGAGATCCGGCTGCTCAGCATGCTGTCGCACCCGGGTCTCGTGCCGCTGTACGACGCCGGCACCCACGAGTTCGGGGACGGCCCGCACCGCTTCATCGTGATGGAGCTCATCGCCGACACGACGCTCCTCCGCCGGCTCGCGGGCGGCCCGCTGCACAACTACGAGGTCGCCGACCTCGGGGCGCAGCTCGCCGACGCCCTGGCGTACGTGCACTCGCGCGGCATCGTGCACCGCGACGTGAAGCCGGCGAACATCCTCATCAACGACGAGGGCGCCTCCGGCTTCGCCCGTGCCGTGAAGCTCACCGACTTCGGCGTGGCGCACTTCGTCGACGGCTCCCGCTTGACGAACGACGGCACGATCATCGGCACCGCGGCGTACCTCAGCCCGGAGCAGGTCGCGGGGGAGCCGATCGGCTTCGCGACCGACGTGTACTCGCTCGGCCTGGTGCTCCTCGAGTCGCTGACCGGCAAGCAGGAGTACTCGGGCACCCTGATCGAGGCTGCCCTCGCCCGGCTGCGGCACGACCCCGAGGTCCCGGACTCGGTCGGCCCGGACTGGCACGACCTGCTCGCGAAGATGACCCACCGCGACCCGGCCCGCCGACCGACCGCGGTCGCCGTCGCGAGCGCGCTCCGTGGCGGGTCGACGCGGATCACCGGCCCGGTGCCCCTCGGCCCGGAGCGGACGAAGCACAAGCGCGACCACAAGCTGCACCGCGCCGCCCACCGGCACGCACGGCGCGGCACCTTCGCGGCGGTCCGTCGCTGGCGTCGCCGGAACGTCCTGGTCGGGTCGTTCGCGGCCTTCGGGGTGCTCGCCGCGTGCACCGCGGCGTACATCGCGGGCACCCTGCACTGA
- a CDS encoding PTS fructose transporter subunit IIABC, whose protein sequence is MSADTTQRLISAELVGLDEDLGGTSSDVIRVLADRVAATGRAADGSALAEDAIKREASVGTGVPGGIAIPHARSASVSSPTLAFSRLARKVPFGAPDGDADIVFMIAVPEGADKDHLTVLSTLARALIRDDFTAALRAAATPQDVVDLVQREVGGEVAEAGVGAPAPAAAAPAPTTTGSGARKVIVGVTACPTGIAHTYMAADALVAAAERAGAEMHVETQGSSQVEPLDPALIARADAVVFAVDVDVRDRNRFAGKPLVSGPVKRGVDEPDKMIAEALRAADDPHAARVQGGAATTAESNKADEHFGQALKRWLLTGVSYMIPFVAGGGLLIALGFLLAGYAIALPHGDSGQNNAVYTLTNYTLLNLPPEGLGYYLGAAAFQIGGVSLGFLVAALAGYIAYAIADRPGIAPGFVAGSIAVFMNAGFLGGLVGGLIAGAAAYWIGRIPTWRWLRGLMPVVIIPLFASIIASGLMLLVLGGPIAWLMTQLTNWLNSLNGASAILLGVILGLMMAFDLGGPVNKVAYSFAVAGLGAGTAANVVPFEIMAAVMAAGMVPPLALALASTVLYRKGFTKPERENGKAAWLLGASFISEGAIPFAAADPLRVIPASMIGAAVTGAISMAAGVTSRAPHGGIFVFFAIGDVAMFIVAIVAGTVVSALVLVGLKKWVRKAPAAEAAAADQAAVAGETIGQRAPAAV, encoded by the coding sequence ATGTCCGCAGACACGACGCAGCGCCTCATCAGCGCGGAGCTCGTCGGCCTCGACGAGGACCTCGGCGGAACGTCCTCCGACGTCATCCGCGTGCTCGCCGACCGCGTCGCCGCCACCGGCCGTGCCGCCGACGGCAGCGCCCTCGCCGAGGACGCGATCAAGCGCGAGGCGAGCGTCGGCACCGGTGTGCCCGGCGGCATCGCGATCCCGCACGCCCGGTCCGCCTCGGTCTCGAGCCCGACGCTCGCGTTCTCCCGCCTGGCGCGGAAGGTGCCGTTCGGTGCGCCGGACGGCGACGCGGACATCGTCTTCATGATCGCGGTGCCCGAGGGTGCTGACAAGGACCACCTGACGGTCCTGTCGACCCTGGCGCGTGCCCTCATCCGCGACGACTTCACCGCGGCGCTCCGCGCGGCCGCGACCCCGCAGGACGTCGTGGACCTGGTGCAGCGCGAGGTCGGTGGCGAGGTCGCCGAGGCCGGTGTCGGCGCCCCGGCGCCCGCTGCCGCCGCCCCGGCCCCCACCACCACGGGCTCGGGTGCCCGCAAGGTCATCGTCGGCGTCACCGCGTGCCCGACCGGCATCGCGCACACCTACATGGCCGCCGACGCCCTGGTCGCCGCCGCCGAGCGCGCCGGTGCCGAGATGCACGTCGAGACGCAGGGCTCCTCGCAGGTCGAGCCGCTCGACCCCGCCCTGATCGCCCGCGCCGACGCCGTCGTGTTCGCGGTCGACGTGGACGTCCGCGACCGCAACCGCTTCGCCGGCAAGCCGCTGGTGTCCGGACCGGTCAAGCGCGGTGTCGACGAGCCGGACAAGATGATCGCCGAGGCCCTCCGCGCCGCGGACGACCCGCACGCCGCACGCGTGCAGGGCGGGGCTGCGACGACCGCCGAGTCGAACAAGGCCGACGAGCACTTCGGGCAGGCGCTCAAGCGCTGGCTGCTCACCGGCGTCAGCTACATGATCCCGTTCGTCGCGGGCGGCGGTCTGCTCATCGCGCTCGGCTTCCTGCTCGCGGGCTACGCCATCGCGCTGCCGCACGGGGACTCCGGGCAGAACAACGCGGTGTACACGCTGACGAACTACACGCTGCTCAACCTGCCGCCGGAGGGCCTCGGCTACTACCTCGGCGCCGCCGCGTTCCAGATCGGCGGGGTGTCCCTCGGGTTCCTCGTCGCCGCACTCGCCGGGTACATCGCCTACGCGATCGCCGACCGCCCCGGCATCGCGCCGGGCTTCGTCGCCGGGTCGATCGCCGTCTTCATGAACGCCGGCTTCCTCGGCGGGCTCGTCGGTGGTCTCATCGCCGGTGCCGCCGCGTACTGGATCGGGCGCATCCCGACCTGGCGCTGGCTCCGCGGCCTGATGCCCGTCGTGATCATCCCGCTCTTCGCGTCGATCATCGCCTCCGGCCTGATGCTCCTCGTGCTCGGCGGCCCGATCGCCTGGCTCATGACGCAGCTGACGAACTGGCTCAACTCGCTCAACGGCGCCTCGGCGATCCTGCTCGGCGTGATCCTCGGCCTGATGATGGCGTTCGACCTCGGTGGCCCGGTCAACAAGGTCGCGTACTCGTTCGCCGTCGCCGGGCTCGGTGCCGGGACCGCCGCGAACGTCGTCCCGTTCGAGATCATGGCCGCCGTCATGGCCGCGGGCATGGTCCCGCCGCTGGCCCTGGCGCTCGCCTCGACCGTCCTGTACCGCAAGGGCTTCACGAAGCCGGAGCGCGAGAACGGCAAGGCCGCGTGGCTGCTCGGTGCGTCGTTCATCTCCGAGGGCGCGATCCCGTTCGCCGCAGCCGACCCGCTGCGCGTCATCCCGGCGTCGATGATCGGTGCCGCGGTCACGGGTGCGATCTCGATGGCGGCCGGGGTGACCTCTCGCGCACCCCACGGCGGCATCTTCGTGTTCTTCGCCATCGGGGACGTCGCGATGTTCATCGTCGCGATCGTGGCCGGCACGGTCGTGTCCGCGCTGGTCCTGGTGGGCCTGAAGAAGTGGGTGCGCAAGGCACCCGCCGCCGAGGCGGCGGCCGCCGATCAGGCGGCGGTGGCCGGCGAGACGATCGGCCAGCGCGCGCCCGCCGCGGTCTGA
- a CDS encoding DedA family protein, with product MTTALTLPPTLPASTRSAGQEAGTEDLGGLSGFVLQVIDALGEWGVAIMLFVETVFPPIPSEVILPLAGFLAGAGRMNLVLVLLLATLGSYLGALVLYWLGAVIGFERTVRWLGKLPLVDEDDFRKAADWFHRHGRSAVFFGRFVPIVRSLISLPAGADRMHLGTFSVFTIIASGIWNSGLVLLGAAFGTQYDKVEQYTEWIDRVLYVAIAVVVVTFVVRRVRRARAERAARGRRPAAPAND from the coding sequence ATGACGACCGCCCTCACGCTGCCGCCGACCCTGCCCGCCTCGACCAGGAGTGCGGGTCAGGAGGCGGGCACCGAGGACCTCGGTGGCCTCTCCGGCTTCGTGCTGCAGGTCATCGACGCGCTCGGCGAGTGGGGCGTCGCGATCATGCTCTTCGTCGAGACGGTGTTCCCGCCCATCCCGTCCGAGGTGATCCTGCCGCTCGCGGGGTTCCTGGCGGGAGCCGGGCGGATGAACCTCGTGCTCGTGCTGCTGCTCGCGACGCTCGGGTCGTACCTCGGCGCGCTCGTGCTCTACTGGCTCGGCGCGGTGATCGGGTTCGAACGGACCGTGCGCTGGCTCGGGAAGCTGCCGCTCGTCGACGAGGACGACTTCCGCAAGGCCGCGGACTGGTTCCACCGGCACGGCAGGAGCGCGGTGTTCTTCGGCCGGTTCGTGCCGATCGTGCGGAGCCTGATCTCGCTGCCGGCGGGCGCCGACCGGATGCACCTCGGCACGTTCTCGGTGTTCACGATCATCGCGAGCGGCATCTGGAACAGCGGCCTGGTGCTGCTCGGAGCGGCGTTCGGGACCCAGTACGACAAGGTCGAGCAGTACACCGAGTGGATCGACCGGGTGCTCTACGTCGCGATCGCCGTCGTCGTGGTGACGTTCGTGGTGCGACGGGTCCGGCGTGCCCGGGCGGAACGCGCCGCTCGCGGGCGCCGACCTGCGGCACCCGCGAACGACTGA
- a CDS encoding acyl-CoA thioesterase, which produces MNFYTRKWVRPEDLNANGTLFGGSLLRWIDEEAAVYAIIQLGNGKVVTKYMSEIVFVSSAREGDIVEIGLVATRFGRTSLTMRAEARNLFTHRSILTIDEVVFVNLGEDGKPASHGYTDITYARDRVPATHRA; this is translated from the coding sequence ATGAACTTCTACACCCGCAAGTGGGTCCGCCCCGAGGACCTCAACGCCAACGGCACCCTGTTCGGCGGCAGCCTGCTGCGCTGGATCGACGAAGAGGCCGCGGTGTACGCGATCATCCAGCTCGGCAACGGCAAGGTCGTCACCAAGTACATGTCGGAGATCGTCTTCGTGTCCTCCGCACGCGAGGGCGACATCGTCGAGATCGGCCTCGTCGCGACCCGGTTCGGCCGCACCTCGCTCACGATGCGCGCCGAGGCCCGGAACCTCTTCACGCACCGGAGCATCCTCACCATCGACGAGGTCGTCTTCGTGAACCTCGGCGAGGACGGCAAGCCCGCCTCGCACGGGTACACCGACATCACCTACGCGCGCGACCGGGTCCCCGCGACGCACCGGGCCTGA
- a CDS encoding nitroreductase family protein, with the protein MTSTPDTLTRSTDSSQPLVPLLEERWSPRSYDETATVTDAQLDALLEAARWAPSAMNHQPRRFVAGRRGTDTFRKINDNLLGFNAAWAFRASALVVGVLETVTEDGDERPFAQYDLGQSLAALTVQAHAEGLHVHQMAGIDAEGLRAAFDLPERFRPYTVTAIGTVTDPAQLGDQAAEREVAPRTRLPLDEVVLVKE; encoded by the coding sequence ATGACCTCGACGCCCGACACGCTCACCCGTTCGACCGACTCCAGCCAGCCGCTCGTGCCGCTCCTCGAGGAGCGTTGGAGCCCCCGCTCCTACGACGAGACCGCCACCGTCACCGACGCGCAGCTCGACGCGCTGCTCGAGGCCGCCCGCTGGGCCCCGTCCGCGATGAACCACCAGCCGCGCCGCTTCGTCGCCGGCCGCCGTGGCACGGACACGTTCCGGAAGATCAACGACAACCTGCTCGGCTTCAACGCCGCGTGGGCGTTCCGCGCGAGCGCCCTCGTCGTCGGTGTCCTCGAGACCGTGACCGAGGACGGCGACGAGCGTCCGTTCGCGCAGTACGACCTCGGCCAGTCCCTCGCCGCGCTCACGGTCCAGGCGCACGCCGAGGGCCTGCACGTCCACCAGATGGCGGGCATCGACGCCGAGGGTCTCCGGGCCGCGTTCGACCTGCCGGAGCGCTTCCGGCCGTACACCGTGACGGCGATCGGCACCGTGACGGACCCCGCGCAGCTCGGCGACCAGGCCGCTGAGCGCGAGGTGGCCCCGCGCACGCGTCTCCCCCTCGACGAGGTCGTGCTCGTCAAGGAGTAG
- a CDS encoding HAD-IIB family hydrolase yields MTTPRLVAFDLDDTLAPSKSPLDPRMLETFASLLATVPVAVISGGNFQQFEQQLVTPLSARDGLVLDDLHLLPTCGTAYYRWSGSDWALQYAEDLTDDEKSRALAAVEAQAKAAGLWESETWGPILEDRGSQITFSALGQSAPVDVKKRWDPTGEKKDHLRRLVQAELPDLEVRSGGSTSVDITRKGIDKAYGMRRLAELTGIALDDVLFVGDRLDPEGNDYPVKALGVPCHAVEGWEDTDAFLTELIPTLR; encoded by the coding sequence ATGACCACGCCCCGCCTCGTCGCCTTCGACCTCGACGACACCCTCGCGCCGTCGAAGTCCCCGCTCGACCCGCGCATGCTCGAGACCTTCGCGTCGCTGCTCGCCACGGTCCCGGTCGCGGTCATCTCCGGCGGGAACTTCCAGCAGTTCGAGCAGCAGCTCGTGACGCCCCTGAGCGCCCGCGACGGACTCGTCCTCGACGACCTCCACCTGCTCCCGACCTGCGGCACCGCCTACTACCGCTGGTCCGGGTCCGACTGGGCACTGCAGTACGCCGAGGACCTCACCGACGACGAGAAGTCCCGCGCCCTCGCCGCGGTCGAGGCCCAGGCGAAGGCAGCCGGGCTCTGGGAGTCGGAGACCTGGGGCCCGATCCTCGAGGACCGCGGGTCACAGATCACGTTCTCGGCCCTCGGCCAGTCGGCGCCGGTGGACGTGAAGAAGCGGTGGGACCCGACCGGCGAGAAGAAGGACCACCTCCGCCGGCTCGTGCAGGCCGAGCTGCCCGACCTCGAGGTCCGCTCCGGCGGCTCGACGAGCGTGGACATCACCCGGAAGGGCATCGACAAGGCCTACGGCATGCGACGCCTCGCCGAGCTCACCGGCATCGCCCTCGACGACGTGCTGTTCGTCGGGGACCGCCTCGACCCCGAGGGCAACGACTACCCGGTCAAGGCGCTCGGTGTCCCCTGCCACGCGGTGGAGGGCTGGGAGGACACCGACGCGTTCCTGACGGAGCTGATCCCGACGCTGCGCTGA
- a CDS encoding AEC family transporter → MGGVLTGFAIIGAIIAAGYVVGRAGLLGPHAQFVMSRLAFFVLMPCLLFHTIATAHIESLVSPMLWVSLISAVTVALVAVLVFRLVLRRSVATTTVGALASGYVNANNIGLPVAVYVLGQATAVVPVILLQLVVLAPLALTVLDAATATGGTWRSRVAGPFRNPIIIASLLGLVCSALRIEIPTPVLEPFALVGAAAVPVVLLSFGMSLHGATPLRDPAIRADVLVAAGLKLVVMPLVAFVVARFVFRLDEQDVFMLTTLGALPAAQNVFNYAQRYQAAVPVARDVVLVSTIGAVPVLVVVAAVLHL, encoded by the coding sequence ATGGGTGGCGTCTTGACCGGGTTCGCGATCATCGGCGCGATCATCGCCGCCGGGTACGTCGTCGGCCGCGCCGGGCTGCTCGGCCCGCACGCCCAGTTCGTGATGAGTCGGCTGGCCTTCTTCGTCCTGATGCCCTGCCTGCTCTTCCACACCATCGCGACTGCCCACATCGAGTCGCTGGTGTCGCCCATGCTCTGGGTCTCGCTGATCAGCGCCGTCACCGTGGCGCTCGTCGCCGTGCTGGTCTTCCGCCTGGTGCTCCGGCGGTCGGTCGCGACGACGACGGTGGGCGCGCTGGCCTCCGGCTACGTGAACGCGAACAACATCGGGCTGCCGGTCGCCGTCTACGTCCTGGGCCAGGCCACCGCGGTCGTCCCGGTGATCCTGCTGCAGCTCGTCGTGCTCGCACCGCTGGCGCTCACCGTCCTCGACGCGGCGACGGCCACCGGGGGCACCTGGCGGAGCCGGGTCGCCGGACCCTTCCGCAACCCGATCATCATCGCGTCGCTGCTCGGCCTGGTGTGCTCCGCGCTCCGGATCGAGATCCCGACGCCGGTCCTCGAGCCCTTCGCCCTCGTCGGGGCCGCCGCGGTGCCCGTGGTGCTGCTGTCCTTCGGCATGAGCCTGCACGGGGCGACCCCGCTGCGGGACCCCGCGATACGGGCGGACGTGCTCGTGGCCGCCGGGCTGAAGCTCGTGGTGATGCCGCTCGTGGCGTTCGTGGTCGCCCGGTTCGTGTTCCGGCTCGACGAGCAGGACGTGTTCATGCTCACGACGCTCGGTGCCCTGCCGGCGGCGCAGAACGTCTTCAACTACGCGCAGCGGTACCAGGCGGCCGTGCCGGTCGCGCGGGACGTCGTGCTCGTCTCGACGATCGGTGCGGTGCCGGTGCTCGTCGTGGTCGCGGCGGTGCTGCACCTGTAG
- a CDS encoding hypervirulence associated TUDOR domain-containing protein produces MALSKGDEVHWNTSQGRTTGKLVEKKTKDFTFDGQDFKPTDDDPYWIVESEKSGNKAAHKESALTKK; encoded by the coding sequence GTGGCGCTGTCGAAGGGCGACGAGGTGCACTGGAACACCTCGCAGGGCAGGACGACCGGCAAGCTGGTCGAGAAGAAGACGAAGGACTTCACGTTCGACGGTCAGGACTTCAAGCCGACGGACGACGACCCGTACTGGATCGTCGAGTCGGAGAAGTCCGGCAACAAGGCCGCGCACAAGGAGTCGGCCCTCACGAAGAAGTGA
- a CDS encoding DeoR/GlpR family DNA-binding transcription regulator encodes MYATERHDAIAAQLQRAGRVSVADLADHFDVTTETVRRDLDLLETAGVLRRVHGGAVPVGRSSVVELTVAEREGQHGPAKSAIARAAMRLVPATFTGSIALDAGTTCAAVASELARWEPATPGATLTVVTNSVPIAATLQHSPHVELHLLGGRVRGVTSAAVGTATVEQIAGLRPDVAFVGTNGLSAGFGLSTPDEYEAGVKGAYVLAARRSVVLADAAKHGVEALMRFARLDEIDTLVTDQEPPADLAGALADADVEVVVA; translated from the coding sequence ATGTACGCAACGGAGCGCCACGACGCGATCGCCGCGCAGCTGCAGCGTGCCGGCCGGGTCTCCGTCGCCGACCTCGCCGACCACTTCGACGTCACCACCGAGACCGTCCGCCGCGACCTGGACCTGCTCGAGACCGCGGGCGTCCTGCGCCGGGTGCACGGGGGAGCGGTCCCGGTCGGACGATCCAGTGTGGTCGAGCTCACCGTCGCCGAGCGCGAGGGGCAGCACGGCCCCGCCAAGTCGGCGATCGCCCGCGCCGCGATGCGCCTGGTGCCCGCGACGTTCACCGGCTCGATCGCCCTCGACGCGGGGACGACCTGTGCAGCCGTCGCGTCCGAACTCGCCCGGTGGGAGCCCGCGACCCCCGGCGCCACGCTGACGGTCGTCACGAACTCCGTCCCGATCGCCGCCACCCTGCAGCACAGCCCGCACGTCGAGCTGCACCTGCTCGGCGGCCGGGTCCGCGGGGTCACGAGCGCTGCCGTCGGCACCGCCACCGTCGAGCAGATCGCCGGCCTGCGCCCCGACGTCGCCTTCGTCGGCACGAACGGCCTGTCCGCCGGCTTCGGCCTGAGCACGCCCGACGAGTACGAGGCCGGCGTCAAGGGCGCCTACGTGCTCGCCGCCCGCCGGAGCGTCGTCCTCGCCGACGCCGCCAAGCACGGCGTCGAGGCGCTCATGCGCTTCGCCCGCCTCGACGAGATCGACACGCTCGTCACCGACCAGGAGCCCCCGGCCGACCTCGCCGGTGCGCTCGCCGACGCCGACGTGGAGGTCGTGGTCGCATGA
- a CDS encoding phosphoribosylanthranilate isomerase — MSDQRWIKICGLSTPETVDAAVDAGADAVGFVFAAGSPRTVTADLAKELVERVPEGIDAVGVFRDQQIDEIVGIASEVGLTTLQLHGGESASDFARARDAGFFTIRAVAADDFLRETPEQRAAFDHDLLLLDAAVPGSGRLVDPATIAGKVDEAWILAGGLTPANVVAAVEALDPDGVDVSSGVESERGVKDVARIRSFVEAVRSIP, encoded by the coding sequence ATGAGCGACCAGCGCTGGATCAAGATCTGCGGTCTGTCGACGCCCGAGACCGTCGACGCCGCCGTGGACGCGGGTGCCGACGCGGTCGGGTTCGTCTTCGCCGCCGGCAGCCCCCGCACCGTGACGGCGGACCTCGCGAAGGAGCTCGTCGAGCGGGTGCCGGAGGGCATCGACGCCGTCGGGGTGTTCCGCGACCAGCAGATCGACGAGATCGTCGGTATCGCGTCCGAGGTCGGGCTCACCACGCTCCAGCTGCACGGGGGCGAGTCGGCGAGTGACTTCGCGCGTGCGCGGGACGCCGGGTTCTTCACCATCCGTGCCGTCGCCGCCGACGACTTCCTGCGCGAGACGCCCGAGCAGCGCGCGGCCTTCGACCACGACCTGCTGCTGCTCGACGCCGCCGTGCCGGGCAGCGGGCGGCTCGTCGACCCCGCGACGATCGCGGGGAAGGTGGACGAGGCGTGGATCCTCGCCGGGGGGCTCACCCCGGCGAACGTGGTCGCCGCGGTCGAGGCCCTGGACCCCGACGGCGTGGACGTGTCGAGTGGTGTGGAGTCGGAGCGAGGGGTCAAGGACGTCGCGCGGATCCGCTCCTTCGTCGAGGCGGTCCGCAGCATCCCCTGA
- a CDS encoding 1-phosphofructokinase family hexose kinase, which translates to MNGTASTRIVTVTPNPSLDRTIELAGELHRGAVQRAVHTTAEPGGKGVNVSRVVVASGGDTLAVLPGDELDPVLLGLATRGIPTAALPIGAPLRSNVTVTEPTGTTTKLNEPGPSLAGRLDDLAALVADAAGPTATGPAARWVVFAGSLPPGLPDDALAVLVRAVRQRHGDTVRIAVDSSGLPFTALLQSGERIDLVKPNAEELAEVVGGDPDAYEQDPDAAAVAAQRLHDKHVDAVLLTLGSAGAVLVSDEGAFAAAAPRIVARSTVGAGDSSLAGYLLAEVAGATPAERLAQAVATGAAAAALPGSDVPALDHTDPGSVTVRTLHPAQVPAPIA; encoded by the coding sequence ATGAACGGCACCGCCAGCACCCGCATCGTCACCGTGACGCCCAACCCGTCCCTCGACCGGACCATCGAGCTCGCCGGCGAGCTGCACCGCGGCGCCGTCCAGCGCGCCGTGCACACGACGGCCGAGCCCGGCGGCAAGGGCGTCAACGTCTCGCGGGTCGTCGTCGCCAGCGGCGGGGACACCCTGGCCGTCCTGCCCGGCGACGAGCTCGACCCCGTCCTGCTCGGCCTCGCGACCCGCGGCATCCCGACCGCGGCGCTCCCGATCGGCGCCCCGCTGCGCTCGAACGTCACCGTGACCGAGCCGACCGGCACGACGACGAAGCTCAACGAACCCGGCCCCTCGCTCGCCGGCCGCCTGGACGACCTCGCCGCGCTCGTGGCCGACGCCGCCGGACCGACCGCGACCGGGCCCGCCGCTCGCTGGGTCGTGTTCGCCGGCTCCCTGCCGCCCGGGCTGCCCGACGACGCGCTCGCCGTGCTCGTCCGCGCCGTGCGCCAGCGCCACGGGGACACCGTCCGGATCGCCGTCGACTCGTCCGGTCTGCCCTTCACCGCGCTGCTGCAGTCCGGTGAGCGGATCGACCTGGTGAAGCCGAACGCCGAGGAGCTCGCCGAGGTCGTCGGCGGGGACCCGGACGCGTACGAGCAGGACCCGGACGCCGCCGCGGTGGCCGCCCAGCGCCTGCACGACAAGCACGTCGACGCCGTCCTGCTCACGCTCGGCAGCGCCGGAGCCGTGCTCGTCTCGGACGAGGGCGCCTTCGCCGCCGCCGCACCGCGCATCGTCGCGCGCTCCACGGTCGGCGCGGGGGACTCCTCGCTCGCCGGCTACCTGCTCGCCGAGGTCGCCGGTGCGACCCCCGCCGAGCGGCTCGCCCAGGCCGTCGCCACCGGAGCGGCCGCCGCGGCGCTCCCCGGCAGCGACGTGCCCGCCCTCGACCACACCGACCCCGGCAGCGTGACCGTCCGGACCCTGCACCCGGCGCAGGTCCCGGCACCGATCGCCTGA
- a CDS encoding exodeoxyribonuclease III: protein MRVATWNVNSVRTRVGRIVDWLVREDVDVLGMQEIKCKPEQFPVEAFEAAGYQVEAHGLNQWNGVAFASRLPMEDVTRDFPGQPGFLKGHEGPDLPVEARAMGVTVDGVRLWSLYVPNGRELGDPHYTYKLDWLEQLADRTSEWLEAEPETPLALMGDWNVAPLDRDVWDVAVFEGATHVSEPERAAFRAFESRGLQDVVRPIVPEGYTYWDYKSLRFPRNEGMRIDFVLGSQAFADVTVGATIHRDERKGDAPSDHVPVSVDLDLETSLDDDRPMIF, encoded by the coding sequence ATGCGCGTCGCGACCTGGAACGTCAACTCCGTCCGCACCCGAGTGGGCCGGATCGTCGACTGGCTGGTCCGCGAGGACGTCGACGTCCTCGGCATGCAGGAGATCAAGTGCAAGCCCGAGCAGTTCCCGGTGGAGGCGTTCGAGGCCGCCGGTTACCAGGTCGAGGCGCACGGCCTGAACCAGTGGAACGGCGTCGCGTTCGCCAGCCGGCTGCCGATGGAGGACGTCACCCGTGACTTCCCCGGCCAGCCCGGGTTCCTGAAGGGCCACGAGGGACCGGACCTGCCCGTCGAGGCCCGCGCGATGGGCGTCACCGTCGACGGCGTCCGGCTGTGGAGCCTCTACGTCCCGAACGGCCGCGAGCTCGGCGACCCGCACTACACGTACAAGCTCGACTGGCTCGAGCAGCTGGCCGACCGGACGTCCGAGTGGCTCGAGGCCGAGCCGGAGACACCCCTCGCGCTGATGGGCGACTGGAACGTCGCGCCGCTCGACCGGGACGTCTGGGACGTGGCCGTGTTCGAGGGCGCGACGCACGTCAGCGAACCGGAGCGTGCGGCGTTCCGCGCGTTCGAGTCCCGCGGCCTGCAGGACGTCGTCCGCCCGATCGTCCCCGAGGGCTACACGTACTGGGACTACAAGTCGCTCCGGTTCCCCCGCAACGAGGGCATGCGCATCGACTTCGTGCTCGGGTCCCAGGCCTTCGCGGACGTCACGGTCGGCGCGACCATCCACCGCGACGAGCGGAAGGGCGACGCTCCGAGCGACCACGTCCCCGTGTCGGTCGACCTGGACCTGGAGACCTCGCTCGACGACGACCGCCCGATGATCTTCTGA